One window of Streptomyces sp. SUK 48 genomic DNA carries:
- a CDS encoding non-ribosomal peptide synthetase: MERLAAVVSDAGVRVLVTREDLARPLPDSESDSDSEPDSETGAGYGSGLCRVLLDRDADVIAGRDGSDLGVVCGGWDAACVMFTSGSTGRPKGVVAPHRALVSTFVGPDYLEFRADDVYLQSSPVSWDAFALEVFSALFHGGRTVLPVGSRTDLDEIAALVAGCGVTVLQLSASLFNVLVDDFPGLFAGLRTVMTAGEAASVAHVARVCERHPGLRVLNGYGPVESMGFTTSHLVEGVVEGAVSVPIGVPLAGKRVFVLDEWLRPVPVGVPGELYMAGSGLAHGYVGRAGLTGERFVASPFGGPGERMYRTGDVGRWRSDGALEFLRRADDQVKVRGFRVEPREIEAVVARHEQVVQCAVVVREDRPGDKRLVAYVVPAADTTAVGMLRDFAADRLPEYMVPAAFVVLDALPLTPNGKLDRKALPEPLVGGDGLGRAPRTPEEEVLCGLFAEVLGVDHVTIDDSFFALGGHSLLVTRLISRIRSTLGAEVGVRTLFATPTPAGLSAELRTGDVRTRPALAPAAQRPAQIPLSYAQQRLWFLREWDESGVTYNVPLAVRLRGPLDAVALEAALNDVVLRHEALRTLFPAADGVPHQHIVPTPKVPFEVRPCRADKVSEAARQAGEHIFDLAVELPVRATLFQIAEDDHVLVLTLHHIAGDGWSMAPLTRDLGRAYEARVSGHAPDWAPLPVQYADYTLWQRELLGDERDEDSLASRQLAYWERVLAALPEELGLPLDRPRPAVASHRGAMVRVRSGAGLHAGLVGLARDSGSTLFMVVQAAVAALLSRLGAGTDIPLGTAVAGRTDDGLDDLVGFFVNTLVLRTDVSGDPTFRELLTRVRAADLEAYAHQDLPFERVVEAVNPARSTARHPLFQTMLVLQNNAVATAAIPGVHNERLLLDHRVAKFDLTFFVEEVFGVDGRADGLCWEVEYATDLFDEGTVVAVVDRLGRLLEAVVADADVPLSSVGLLGEEEQGVLERWSGVGSGAVDGRSVTEVFEARVRVAPDAVALVQGGVELTYGEVNSQANRLAHHLIDAGVDVGDVVAVHLTRGPELIVSLLAVLKAGAAYTLLDPAFPVERLATVISDAGVRVLITREDLAHPVPGSGLHRVLLDRDADVIAGWDGSDLGVVCGGWGAACVMFTSGSTGRPKGVVAPHRALVSTFVGPDYLESRADDVYLQSSPVSWDAFALEVFSALFHGGRTVLPVGSRTDLDEIAALVAGCGVTVLQLSASLFNVLVDDYPGLFAGLRTVMTAGEAASVSHVARVRERYPSLRVLNGYGPVESMGFTTSHLVGGVVEGAVSVPIGVPLAGKRVFVLDEWLRPVPVGVPGELYMAGSGLAHGYVGRAGLTGERFVACPFGGPGERMYRTGDVGRWRPDGALEFLRRADDQVKVRGFRVEPREIEAVLARHEQVVQCAVVVREDRPGDKRLVAYVVPGAGTAAVGVAELRDFVADRLPEYMVPAAFVVLDALPLTPNGKLDRKALPEPLVGGDGQGRAPRTPEEEVLCGLFAEVLKIPRVGVDENFFSIGGHSLTATRLISRIRSTLGAELGIGDLFAAPTPAALMARLGQGASRPRPAPVAVRPEPMPLSYAQQRLWFLREWEDGGSTYNIPLALRLRGRLDRGALQAALDDVALRHESLRTLFPAVDGQPYQLITTDARVPLATSTVSEAELPSRLAEEAAHDFDLTSELPLRAVLFEMGEREHVMVLVLHHIVGDGWSMAPLARDLSAAYEARVTGRAPGWTPLPLQYADYTLWQRDLLGDENDPDSLAARQLAYWHEALAGMPDELILPADRQRPAAPSHRAEAIDLVLPAELHARVSGLARESGTTLFMVAQAAVAGLLSRLGAGTDIPLGTAVAGRTDDGLDDLVGFFVNTLVLRTDVSGDPTFRELLTRVRAADLEAYAHQDLPFERVVEAVNPVRSTARHPLFQTMLVLQNTDDGAYDLAGLGTSTEPLSHRAAKFDLSIGLEETFDEAGRQAGIKAEFEYAVDLFDRATVDDLARRFGRLLDAITLDPDTSVSQVELLTADELHRVLDKWSAAVPAEAWRELAGVAAPDRAAAYLLDGRLRPVPAGVRGDLYLTVPGPSAPAGDKVVADPHGRPGTVMYRTGRQGRWLTDGRLDIAMPERPDAADPGAPAPARRPRTPEEEVLCALFAETLEVPQVDVDDNFFALGGYSLLATRLTSRIRSVLGAEVGIRALFGNPTVAQLAAHLRAEGTTRPRPAPVAVRPEPMPLSYAQQRLWFLREWEEGGSAYNIPLALRLRGRVELGALQAALDDVASRHESLRTLFPAVDGQPYQLITTDARVPLSASVCPPVELAGHVRRAARHAFDLATELPLRATLFTLGAEDHVLVLTLHHIAGDGWSMAPLTRDLSTAYEARLAGRAPGWTPLPLQYADYTLWQRALLGDENDPDSLAARQLAYWKRTLAGLPEEIALPADRPRPPVPSHDAGAVTSETPPELHADLVRLARESGSTLFMVVQAAVAALLSRLGGGTDISLGTAVAGRTDDGLDDLVGFFVNTLVLRTDVSGDPSFRELLTRVRAADLEAYAHQDLPFERVVEAVNPARSTARHPLFQTMLLLKNGSGDGLELAGTAVAEHPVDVHVAEFDLLFGVEEAHTADGAPAGLRWTVEYATELFDHGTVRTLTDRLVRLLAAFVTDPDAPLGRADVLSAPERALLLGAWSGDEEAAPPAERPAHRYFEEQATARPDAVALVLNERKLTFGELNTLANTLAHELIRRGTGPEDRIAVLLDRSVESVVALLAVLKAGAVYLPLDTGHPAERIAHVLKDAGALLLISTAELAQALAPDAVPVLHLDRCAPGGPEHDPDVPALHPAHPAYVLYTSGSTGRPKGVVVEHRALVNLLHSHETTLFAAHVRATGRRAARVAVTAPLTFDASWMGLLALFAGHELHLLDDATRRDPAAMVGYVGRHGVDFLDTTPTYGLEMLEHGLLGTPELTPRTLTFGGEAIPEPLWRRLLAEPEVAAHNFYGPTECTVETLTTPLRGTSTPIVGRPVEGARVYVLDEALRLVPAGVTGELYIAGHGLARGYAGRPGATAERFVACPFAAGARMYRSGDLARWRADGSLEFCGRVDDQVKVRGFRIEPGEIEAALGRHPDIAHGAVVLREDRPGDRRLVAYVVPAPGRTPDPAGLRAFVAGTLPEYMVPAAFVPLGVLPVTANGKLDRRALPAPEYGGLGRAPESELERSLAALFEEVLDVRGTGVDDSFFDLGGHSFLAARVVARVRAQWPDVLGDLTLPGFFRTPTVAALAARADGRDTAGSDLLLPLSTSGTGAPLFCVHPATGLAWCYAGLAAALGDRPVYGLQARRPGADERALPARWDDLVDDYLGRIRAVRPQGPYHLLGWSLGGNIAHALACRLRAEGEEVALLALMDSYPLAGTAPDSRFDPADIAGFLRREGTAGTGLDTAFDESFVASLATAAAHIVALAEAAEPGVFEGDVLHFTATEDRDPAAPVADDWRPQVTGRIRSHAVACAHLDMTRPQPLAEIAALMVRNPHRD, encoded by the coding sequence GTGGAGCGTCTGGCGGCGGTCGTCTCGGATGCCGGTGTGCGCGTTCTTGTGACGCGTGAGGATCTCGCACGTCCGTTGCCGGACTCGGAGTCGGACTCGGACTCGGAGCCGGATTCGGAGACGGGGGCCGGGTACGGATCGGGCTTGTGCCGTGTGCTGCTCGACCGTGACGCCGATGTGATCGCGGGGCGGGACGGCAGTGATCTGGGTGTGGTGTGTGGGGGGTGGGATGCGGCGTGTGTGATGTTCACGTCGGGTTCGACGGGGCGGCCGAAGGGTGTGGTGGCTCCGCATCGGGCGTTGGTGTCGACGTTCGTGGGCCCGGATTATCTGGAGTTCCGGGCGGATGACGTGTATTTGCAGTCGTCGCCGGTGTCGTGGGACGCGTTCGCGTTGGAGGTGTTCTCGGCGTTGTTCCACGGCGGGCGGACGGTGTTGCCGGTGGGGTCGCGGACGGATCTCGATGAGATCGCGGCGTTGGTGGCCGGCTGTGGTGTGACGGTGTTGCAGCTGTCGGCGAGTCTGTTCAACGTCCTGGTGGATGACTTCCCGGGATTGTTCGCGGGGTTGCGGACGGTGATGACGGCGGGTGAGGCCGCGTCGGTGGCGCATGTGGCGCGGGTGTGTGAGCGGCATCCGGGGCTTCGGGTGCTGAATGGTTATGGGCCGGTCGAGTCGATGGGGTTCACCACCAGCCATTTGGTCGAGGGGGTGGTGGAGGGGGCTGTTTCGGTGCCGATCGGGGTGCCGCTGGCGGGCAAGCGCGTGTTCGTTCTGGACGAGTGGTTGCGGCCGGTGCCGGTCGGTGTGCCGGGGGAGTTGTACATGGCGGGCTCGGGCCTGGCGCATGGGTATGTGGGGCGTGCGGGTCTGACGGGGGAGCGGTTCGTCGCGTCCCCGTTCGGTGGGCCGGGTGAGCGGATGTATCGCACCGGTGATGTGGGGCGTTGGCGCTCGGACGGTGCGCTGGAGTTCCTGCGCCGTGCGGATGATCAGGTGAAGGTGCGAGGTTTCCGGGTCGAGCCTCGGGAGATCGAGGCGGTTGTGGCGCGGCACGAGCAGGTGGTGCAGTGCGCGGTGGTGGTGCGTGAGGACCGGCCCGGTGACAAGCGGCTCGTCGCTTACGTCGTGCCCGCAGCGGACACCACGGCCGTGGGTATGTTGCGGGACTTCGCGGCCGACCGCCTGCCGGAATACATGGTCCCGGCCGCGTTCGTCGTGCTCGACGCGCTGCCGCTGACCCCCAACGGCAAGCTCGACCGCAAGGCCCTGCCCGAACCCCTCGTCGGCGGCGACGGCCTAGGACGCGCACCGCGCACACCCGAGGAAGAAGTCCTGTGCGGACTCTTCGCCGAGGTACTCGGAGTCGACCACGTCACCATCGACGACAGCTTCTTCGCCCTGGGCGGGCACTCACTCCTCGTCACCCGGCTGATCAGCCGCATCCGCAGCACCCTCGGCGCCGAGGTCGGCGTCCGCACCCTCTTCGCCACCCCGACCCCGGCCGGCCTGTCCGCGGAACTGCGCACCGGCGACGTACGCACGCGCCCCGCGCTGGCGCCGGCCGCGCAACGCCCCGCACAGATCCCGTTGTCGTACGCCCAGCAGCGGCTGTGGTTCCTGCGGGAGTGGGATGAGAGCGGAGTCACCTACAACGTGCCGCTCGCCGTCCGGCTGCGCGGCCCCCTCGACGCCGTGGCCCTCGAGGCCGCGCTCAACGATGTGGTGCTGCGCCACGAAGCCCTGCGCACGCTCTTCCCCGCCGCCGACGGCGTCCCCCACCAGCACATCGTCCCGACCCCGAAGGTGCCCTTCGAGGTCAGGCCGTGCCGTGCGGACAAGGTGAGCGAAGCGGCACGGCAGGCGGGCGAGCACATCTTCGACCTGGCCGTCGAACTCCCGGTCCGGGCGACCCTGTTCCAGATAGCGGAGGACGATCACGTCCTCGTCCTCACCCTGCACCACATCGCCGGCGACGGCTGGTCGATGGCCCCGCTCACCCGCGACCTCGGCCGCGCCTACGAGGCGCGCGTGTCCGGCCACGCCCCCGACTGGGCGCCGTTGCCGGTGCAGTACGCCGACTACACGTTGTGGCAGCGCGAGCTGCTCGGTGACGAGCGCGACGAGGACAGTCTCGCGTCGCGTCAACTCGCTTATTGGGAGCGGGTTCTGGCGGCATTGCCGGAGGAGTTGGGGTTGCCGTTGGATCGTCCGCGTCCGGCGGTGGCGTCGCATCGGGGTGCGATGGTGCGTGTGCGGTCGGGGGCTGGGCTGCATGCGGGTCTGGTGGGGTTGGCGCGGGATTCCGGGTCGACGTTGTTCATGGTGGTGCAGGCGGCGGTGGCGGCGCTGCTGAGCCGACTGGGTGCGGGGACGGACATCCCGTTGGGGACGGCGGTGGCGGGGCGTACCGATGATGGTCTGGACGATCTGGTGGGGTTCTTCGTCAACACGCTGGTGCTGCGCACGGATGTGTCGGGGGACCCCACGTTCCGTGAGTTGCTGACGCGGGTGCGGGCGGCGGATCTGGAGGCGTATGCGCATCAGGATCTGCCGTTCGAGCGGGTGGTGGAGGCGGTCAACCCCGCCCGGTCCACGGCCCGGCACCCCCTGTTCCAGACCATGCTCGTCCTCCAGAACAACGCTGTTGCCACGGCGGCCATCCCAGGGGTCCACAACGAACGACTGCTTCTCGACCACCGGGTGGCGAAGTTCGACCTGACCTTCTTCGTGGAGGAGGTCTTCGGGGTCGATGGCCGGGCGGACGGGCTGTGCTGGGAGGTGGAGTATGCGACCGATCTGTTCGACGAGGGCACGGTCGTGGCTGTGGTGGACCGGCTTGGTCGGTTGTTGGAGGCGGTGGTCGCTGATGCTGATGTGCCTCTGAGTTCGGTGGGGTTGCTGGGGGAGGAGGAGCAGGGGGTTCTGGAGCGGTGGAGTGGCGTCGGGTCGGGGGCGGTGGATGGCCGTTCGGTGACCGAGGTTTTTGAGGCGCGGGTGCGGGTTGCGCCGGATGCGGTGGCGTTGGTCCAGGGGGGCGTGGAGCTGACCTATGGCGAGGTGAACAGCCAGGCGAATCGGCTGGCTCACCACCTGATCGATGCGGGTGTGGACGTGGGCGACGTGGTGGCAGTTCACCTCACGCGCGGGCCCGAGCTGATCGTGTCGCTGTTGGCCGTGTTGAAGGCGGGGGCGGCGTATACGTTGCTGGATCCCGCATTCCCGGTGGAGCGTCTGGCCACGGTCATTTCGGATGCCGGAGTGCGCGTCCTCATCACCCGTGAGGATCTCGCACATCCGGTGCCGGGGTCGGGGCTGCACCGCGTGCTTCTGGACCGTGACGCCGATGTGATCGCGGGGTGGGATGGCAGTGATCTGGGTGTGGTGTGTGGGGGGTGGGGTGCGGCGTGTGTGATGTTCACGTCGGGTTCGACGGGGCGGCCGAAGGGTGTGGTGGCTCCGCATCGGGCGTTGGTGTCGACGTTCGTGGGTCCGGATTATCTGGAGTCCCGGGCGGATGACGTGTATTTGCAGTCGTCGCCGGTGTCGTGGGACGCGTTCGCGTTGGAGGTGTTCTCGGCGTTGTTCCACGGCGGGCGGACGGTGTTGCCGGTGGGGTCGCGGACGGATCTCGATGAGATCGCGGCGTTGGTGGCTGGCTGTGGTGTGACGGTGTTGCAGCTGTCGGCGAGTCTGTTCAACGTCCTCGTAGACGACTACCCGGGATTGTTCGCGGGATTGCGAACGGTCATGACGGCCGGTGAGGCCGCGTCCGTCTCGCATGTAGCGCGGGTGCGTGAGCGCTATCCGAGCCTTCGGGTGCTGAACGGTTATGGGCCGGTGGAGTCGATGGGCTTCACCACCAGCCACCTCGTGGGCGGGGTGGTGGAGGGGGCTGTTTCGGTGCCGATCGGGGTGCCGTTGGCGGGCAAGCGCGTGTTCGTTCTGGACGAGTGGTTGCGGCCGGTGCCGGTGGGTGTGCCGGGGGAGTTGTACATGGCGGGCTCGGGCCTGGCGCATGGGTATGTGGGGCGTGCGGGTCTGACGGGGGAGCGGTTCGTCGCGTGTCCGTTCGGTGGGCCGGGTGAGCGGATGTATCGCACCGGTGATGTGGGGCGTTGGCGTCCGGACGGGGCGCTGGAGTTCCTGCGCCGTGCGGACGATCAGGTGAAGGTGCGAGGTTTCCGGGTCGAGCCTCGGGAGATCGAGGCGGTTCTGGCGCGGCACGAGCAGGTGGTGCAGTGCGCGGTGGTGGTGCGTGAGGACCGGCCCGGTGACAAGCGGCTCGTCGCTTACGTCGTGCCTGGGGCGGGCACCGCGGCCGTGGGTGTTGCTGAGCTGCGGGACTTCGTGGCCGACCGCCTGCCGGAATACATGGTCCCGGCCGCGTTCGTCGTCCTCGACGCGCTGCCGCTGACCCCGAACGGCAAACTCGACCGCAAGGCTCTGCCCGAACCCCTCGTCGGCGGCGACGGCCAAGGACGCGCACCGCGCACACCCGAGGAAGAAGTCCTGTGCGGACTCTTCGCCGAAGTGCTCAAGATCCCGCGCGTGGGCGTCGACGAGAACTTCTTCAGCATCGGCGGCCACTCCCTGACGGCCACCCGGCTGATCAGCCGCATCCGCAGCACCCTCGGCGCCGAACTGGGCATCGGTGACCTCTTCGCGGCCCCCACGCCCGCCGCGCTCATGGCACGCCTCGGCCAGGGGGCGTCCCGGCCCCGGCCGGCGCCGGTGGCGGTGCGGCCCGAGCCGATGCCGTTGTCGTACGCCCAGCAGCGGCTGTGGTTCCTGCGCGAGTGGGAGGACGGCGGCTCGACGTACAACATCCCGCTGGCCCTGCGGTTGCGCGGGCGACTGGACCGGGGCGCGCTCCAGGCGGCGCTCGATGACGTGGCGCTGCGGCACGAGTCGTTGCGCACGCTCTTCCCGGCCGTCGACGGGCAGCCGTACCAGCTGATCACCACCGACGCCCGCGTCCCGCTGGCCACGAGCACCGTGAGCGAGGCGGAACTGCCCTCCCGCCTGGCCGAGGAGGCGGCCCACGATTTCGACCTGACATCCGAACTCCCGCTGCGGGCGGTCTTGTTCGAGATGGGCGAGCGCGAGCACGTGATGGTGCTGGTCCTGCATCACATCGTCGGTGACGGCTGGTCGATGGCGCCCCTCGCCCGGGACCTGAGCGCGGCCTACGAGGCGCGCGTGACCGGGCGGGCCCCCGGCTGGACCCCGCTGCCGCTCCAGTACGCCGACTACACGCTGTGGCAGCGCGACCTGCTCGGCGACGAGAACGACCCCGACTCCCTCGCCGCCCGACAACTCGCCTATTGGCATGAAGCGTTGGCCGGAATGCCCGACGAGCTCATCCTGCCGGCCGACCGGCAGCGGCCCGCCGCACCCTCCCACCGGGCCGAGGCGATCGACCTCGTCCTGCCCGCCGAACTCCACGCCCGCGTCAGCGGCCTGGCGCGAGAGTCCGGGACGACGTTGTTCATGGTGGCGCAGGCGGCGGTGGCGGGTTTGCTGAGCCGGCTGGGTGCGGGGACGGACATCCCGTTGGGGACGGCGGTGGCGGGCCGTACCGATGACGGTCTGGACGATCTGGTCGGGTTCTTCGTCAACACGCTGGTGCTGCGCACGGATGTGTCGGGGGACCCCACGTTCCGTGAGTTGCTGACCAGGGTGCGGGCGGCGGACCTGGAGGCGTACGCGCATCAGGATCTGCCGTTCGAGCGGGTGGTGGAGGCGGTCAACCCCGTCCGGTCCACGGCCCGGCACCCCCTCTTCCAGACCATGCTCGTCCTCCAGAACACCGACGACGGGGCCTACGACCTCGCCGGACTCGGCACGTCCACCGAACCCCTCAGCCACCGTGCCGCGAAGTTCGACCTGAGCATCGGCCTGGAGGAGACCTTCGACGAGGCAGGGCGGCAGGCGGGGATCAAGGCCGAGTTCGAGTACGCCGTCGACCTGTTCGACCGGGCCACCGTGGACGACCTGGCCCGGCGTTTTGGCCGGCTGCTGGACGCGATCACCCTCGATCCCGACACGTCCGTCAGCCAGGTGGAACTGCTCACGGCCGACGAACTGCACCGCGTCCTCGACAAGTGGAGCGCCGCCGTCCCGGCCGAGGCATGGCGCGAACTCGCCGGCGTGGCCGCGCCCGACCGGGCCGCGGCCTACCTCCTCGACGGCCGGCTGAGGCCGGTGCCGGCCGGAGTCCGCGGCGATCTCTACCTCACCGTGCCCGGCCCCTCCGCCCCCGCGGGCGACAAGGTCGTCGCCGACCCGCACGGCCGACCCGGAACCGTGATGTACCGCACCGGCAGGCAGGGCCGCTGGCTCACCGACGGGCGGCTGGACATCGCGATGCCCGAGCGGCCGGATGCCGCGGACCCGGGCGCGCCGGCCCCCGCCCGCCGCCCGCGCACCCCCGAAGAGGAAGTCCTGTGCGCCCTCTTCGCCGAGACCCTCGAAGTGCCGCAGGTGGACGTCGACGACAACTTCTTCGCCCTCGGCGGCTATTCACTCCTGGCCACCCGGCTGACCAGCCGTATCCGCAGCGTGCTGGGCGCCGAGGTCGGCATCAGGGCGCTGTTCGGGAATCCGACGGTCGCCCAGCTCGCGGCGCACCTGCGGGCCGAGGGCACCACCCGGCCGCGGCCGGCGCCGGTGGCGGTGCGGCCCGAGCCGATGCCGTTGTCGTACGCCCAGCAGCGGCTGTGGTTCCTGCGCGAGTGGGAGGAAGGCGGTTCGGCGTACAACATCCCGCTGGCGCTGCGGTTGCGCGGGCGGGTGGAGCTGGGCGCGCTCCAGGCGGCGCTGGACGATGTGGCGTCGCGGCACGAGTCGTTGCGCACGCTCTTCCCGGCCGTCGACGGGCAGCCGTACCAGCTGATCACCACCGACGCCCGCGTCCCGCTGTCCGCCTCCGTGTGCCCGCCGGTCGAGTTGGCCGGGCATGTCCGGCGCGCCGCCCGGCACGCCTTCGACCTCGCGACCGAACTCCCGCTGCGCGCGACCCTGTTCACGCTCGGCGCGGAGGACCACGTCCTCGTCCTCACCCTGCACCACATCGCCGGTGACGGCTGGTCCATGGCCCCGCTCACCCGCGATCTGAGCACCGCCTACGAGGCACGCCTGGCCGGGCGGGCCCCCGGCTGGACCCCGCTGCCGCTCCAGTACGCCGACTACACGTTGTGGCAGCGCGCACTGCTCGGCGACGAGAACGACCCCGACTCCCTCGCCGCCCGACAACTCGCTTACTGGAAGCGGACCTTGGCGGGGCTGCCCGAGGAGATCGCCCTGCCGGCCGACCGGCCCCGGCCGCCGGTGCCGAGCCACGACGCCGGAGCCGTCACGAGCGAGACACCGCCCGAACTGCACGCGGATCTGGTGCGGTTGGCGCGGGAGTCCGGGTCGACGCTGTTCATGGTGGTGCAGGCGGCGGTGGCGGCGCTGCTGAGCCGGCTGGGCGGGGGGACGGACATTTCGTTGGGGACGGCGGTGGCGGGGCGTACCGATGACGGTCTGGACGATCTGGTCGGGTTCTTCGTCAACACGCTGGTGTTGCGCACGGATGTATCGGGAGACCCGTCGTTCCGTGAGTTGCTGACGCGGGTGCGGGCGGCGGATCTGGAGGCGTACGCGCATCAGGATCTGCCGTTCGAGCGGGTGGTGGAGGCGGTCAACCCCGCCCGGTCCACGGCCCGGCATCCCCTCTTCCAGACCATGCTGCTCCTGAAGAACGGTTCGGGCGACGGACTCGAACTGGCCGGCACCGCGGTCGCGGAACACCCCGTGGACGTCCATGTCGCCGAGTTCGACCTGCTGTTCGGCGTCGAGGAGGCCCACACCGCCGACGGCGCCCCGGCGGGACTGCGCTGGACCGTCGAGTACGCCACCGAACTCTTCGACCACGGCACGGTGCGGACCCTGACCGACCGGCTGGTGCGGCTGCTCGCCGCGTTCGTCACCGACCCGGACGCCCCCCTCGGGCGGGCCGACGTGCTGTCCGCCCCGGAACGCGCCCTCCTCCTCGGCGCGTGGAGCGGCGACGAGGAGGCCGCACCGCCGGCCGAACGCCCCGCGCACCGGTACTTCGAGGAGCAGGCCACCGCCCGGCCCGACGCCGTGGCGCTCGTCCTGAACGAACGGAAGCTGACGTTCGGCGAACTCAACACGCTCGCCAACACGCTCGCGCACGAACTGATCCGGCGTGGCACGGGACCCGAGGACCGGATCGCCGTCCTGCTCGACCGGTCCGTCGAGTCGGTCGTCGCCCTGCTCGCTGTGCTCAAGGCGGGAGCCGTGTATCTGCCGCTGGACACCGGGCACCCCGCCGAACGCATCGCCCACGTCCTCAAGGACGCCGGCGCCCTCCTGCTGATCAGCACGGCCGAACTCGCCCAGGCCCTCGCCCCCGACGCCGTACCCGTCCTGCACCTCGACCGGTGCGCGCCCGGCGGCCCGGAGCACGACCCGGACGTGCCCGCGCTGCACCCCGCCCACCCCGCCTACGTCCTGTACACCTCCGGATCCACCGGGCGCCCCAAGGGCGTCGTCGTGGAGCACCGGGCCCTGGTCAACCTCCTGCACAGCCACGAGACGACCCTGTTCGCCGCGCACGTCCGGGCCACCGGCCGCCGCGCCGCCCGGGTGGCCGTCACCGCGCCGCTCACCTTCGACGCCTCCTGGATGGGACTGCTCGCCCTGTTCGCCGGGCACGAACTGCACCTCCTCGACGACGCCACCCGGCGCGACCCGGCGGCCATGGTCGGCTACGTCGGACGGCACGGCGTCGACTTCCTCGACACCACGCCCACCTACGGCCTGGAGATGCTGGAGCACGGGCTGCTCGGCACCCCCGAACTCACCCCCCGCACCCTGACCTTCGGCGGCGAGGCCATTCCCGAGCCGCTGTGGCGCAGGCTGCTCGCCGAACCGGAGGTGGCGGCGCACAACTTCTACGGCCCCACCGAGTGCACCGTCGAGACGCTGACCACACCCCTGCGCGGCACCTCCACCCCGATCGTGGGACGGCCCGTGGAAGGCGCCCGGGTGTACGTCCTCGACGAGGCGCTGCGGCTCGTTCCGGCCGGTGTCACCGGAGAGCTGTACATCGCCGGACACGGCCTGGCCCGGGGCTACGCCGGGCGGCCCGGGGCGACCGCGGAACGGTTCGTCGCCTGTCCGTTCGCGGCCGGGGCGCGCATGTACCGCTCCGGCGACCTGGCACGCTGGCGGGCCGACGGCAGCCTGGAGTTCTGCGGGCGCGTCGACGACCAGGTGAAGGTGCGCGGCTTCCGGATCGAGCCCGGCGAGATCGAGGCCGCCCTCGGCCGGCACCCGGACATCGCGCACGGTGCCGTCGTGCTCCGCGAGGACCGGCCGGGCGACCGGCGGCTCGTGGCCTACGTCGTGCCCGCGCCCGGCCGCACCCCCGACCCCGCCGGGCTGCGCGCGTTCGTCGCCGGCACGCTCCCCGAGTACATGGTGCCCGCCGCGTTCGTCCCCCTCGGCGTGCTGCCCGTCACCGCCAACGGCAAGCTCGACCGCCGGGCCCTGCCCGCACCCGAGTACGGCGGACTCGGACGGGCGCCCGAGAGCGAGCTGGAACGCTCCCTCGCCGCCCTGTTCGAAGAGGTCCTCGATGTGCGCGGCACCGGCGTGGACGACAGCTTCTTCGACCTCGGCGGCCACTCCTTCCTGGCCGCCCGGGTGGTCGCCCGCGTCCGCGCCCAGTGGCCCGACGTCCTCGGGGACCTGACCCTGCCCGGGTTCTTCCGCACCCCCACGGTCGCCGCCCTCGCCGCCCGCGCCGACGGCCGGGACACCGCCGGCTCCGACCTGCTGCTGCCGCTGAGCACGTCCGGCACCGGGGCGCCGCTGTTCTGCGTCCACCCCGCAACCGGGCTCGCCTGGTGCTACGCGGGCCTGGCCGCCGCGCTGGGCGACCGGCCGGTCTACGGCCTCCAGGCGCGCCGGCCCGGCGCCGACGAGCGAGCCCTGCCCGCGCGCTGGGACGACCTGGTCGACGACTATCTGGGCCGCATCCGCGCGGTGCGGCCGCAGGGGCCGTACCACCTGCTCGGCTGGTCCCTCGGCGGGAACATCGCGCACGCCCTGGCCTGCCGGCTGCGCGCCGAGGGCGAGGAGGTGGCCCTGCTCGCCCTGATGGACTCCTACCCGCTGGCCGGCACGGCCCCGGACAGCCGCTTCGACCCCGCCGACATCGCCGGGTTCCTCCGCCGGGAAGGCACGGCCGGCACCGGCCTCGACACCGCGTTCGACGAATCGTTCGTGGCCTCGCTGGCGACCGCCGCCGCGCACATCGTCGCCCTGGCGGAGGCGGCCGAGCCGGGAGTGTTCGAGGGCGATGTGCTGCACTTCACGGCCACCGAGGACCGCGACCCCGCCGCACCCGTCGCGGACGACTGGCGGCCACAGGTCACCGGCCGGATCCGGAGCCACGCCGTCGCCTGCGCCCACCTGGACATGACCCGTCCGCAGCCCCTTGCCGAGATCGCCGCCCTCATGGTCCGCAACCCGCACCGAGACTGA